A genomic segment from Bos mutus isolate GX-2022 chromosome 14, NWIPB_WYAK_1.1, whole genome shotgun sequence encodes:
- the LOC102268931 gene encoding LOW QUALITY PROTEIN: ADP-ribosylation factor 4-like (The sequence of the model RefSeq protein was modified relative to this genomic sequence to represent the inferred CDS: deleted 1 base in 1 codon) gives MSEDLTPEPELPRQSRSRPSPRWPGASSDTPASEPSPQPSFFLSSSFLAEFSGSVKGEGPGTPPNPFRSCPLQVSLPPWPLTISSLFSRLFGKQQMRILMVGLDAAGKTTILYKLKLGEIVTTISTIGFNVETVEYKNICFKVWDIGGQDKIRPLWRHYFENTQGLIFVVDSNDRERIQEGAEELQKMLQEDELRDAVLLLFANKQDLPNAMAISEIGQIISLQSLLNRTWYVQATWATQGTSLYEGLDWLSNELSKR, from the exons atGT CCGAAGACTTAACGCCGGAGCCGGAGCTGCCCCGCCAGTCGCGGAGCAGGCCCTCACCCCGCTGGCCGGGAGCTTCTTCGGACACGCCGGCTAGCGAACCGTCCCCGCAGCCGTCTTTCTTCCTCAGCAGCTCTTTTCTCGCTGAGTTTTCTGGGAGCGTAAAAGGAGAAGGTCCGGGGACGCCCCCAAACCCCTTTCGCTCCTGCCCATTGCAAGTGTCACTACCCCCAtggcccctcaccatctcctccctcttctcccgcCTCTTCGGCAAGCAGCAGATGCGCATTTTGATGGTTGGGTTGGATGCTGCTGGCAAGACGACCATTCTGTATAAACTGAAGTTAGGGGAGATAGTCACCACCATTTCTACCATTGGTTTTAACGTGGAAACAGTAGAATATAAGAACATTTGTTTCAAAGTATGGGATATTGGTGGTCAAGATAAAATTAGGCCTCtctggagacattactttgaaaaTACCCAGGGTCTTATTTTTGTGGTAGATAGCAATGATCGTGAAAGAATTCAGGAAGGAGCAGAAGAGCTGCAGAAAATGCTTCAGGAAGATGAGTTGCGAGATGCAGTGTTGCTGCTTTTTGCGAACAAACAGGACTTGCCGAATGCTATGGCCATTAGTGAAATTGGACAGATA ATTAGTCTTCAGTCCCTTCTTAACAGAACATGGTATGTTCAAGCCACTTGGGCTACACAAGGAACCAGTCTGTATGAGGGACTTGACTGGCTGTCAAATGAGCTTTCAAAACGTTAA